The following proteins are encoded in a genomic region of Bradyrhizobium sp. SK17:
- the oxlT gene encoding oxalate/formate MFS antiporter, which produces MVSSNTAVTQAQPSSNGFRWLQLVMGIVCMAMIANLQYGWTLFVDPIDGAHHWGRAAIQFAFTIFVVTETWLVPVEAWFVDKYGPRLVIMFGGVMIALAWVLNSYADSLPMLYAAAVIGGIGAGAVYGTCVGNALKWFPDRRGLAAGATAAGFGAGAALTVVPIANMIAASGYQTAFFDFGIGQGLIVFILAFFIQPPAVLMPPKKKQLNLPQTKIDFTPPQVLRSPIFWVMYLVFVMVASGGLMAAAQIAPIAHDYKIASTPVSLAGFQMAALTFAISLDRIFDGFGRPFFGWVSDNIGREHTMFIAFGTGALMLLTLSTWGHNPLVFVLATAVYFGVFGEIYSLFPATCGDTFGSKFATTNNGMLYTAKGTASLLVPAASIVATNYGWQAVFVIAVALNATAALMALFVIKPMRRAFIHGNEAAAAAATATSAKTA; this is translated from the coding sequence ATGGTTTCCAGCAATACGGCCGTCACACAAGCTCAACCTTCGTCCAATGGCTTCCGCTGGCTTCAGCTTGTCATGGGCATCGTCTGCATGGCGATGATCGCGAACCTGCAATATGGCTGGACGCTGTTCGTCGACCCGATCGACGGCGCGCATCACTGGGGCCGCGCGGCGATCCAGTTCGCCTTCACGATCTTCGTGGTGACGGAAACCTGGCTGGTGCCGGTCGAGGCCTGGTTCGTCGACAAATACGGCCCGCGGCTCGTCATCATGTTCGGCGGCGTCATGATCGCGCTGGCCTGGGTGTTGAACTCCTATGCCGATTCACTTCCCATGCTCTACGCCGCCGCCGTGATCGGCGGCATCGGCGCCGGCGCGGTGTACGGCACCTGCGTCGGCAACGCGCTGAAGTGGTTTCCCGACCGTCGCGGGCTCGCCGCCGGCGCCACCGCGGCCGGCTTCGGTGCGGGTGCAGCGCTGACCGTGGTGCCGATCGCCAACATGATCGCCGCGAGCGGCTATCAGACCGCGTTCTTCGATTTCGGCATCGGCCAGGGATTGATCGTCTTCATCCTCGCCTTCTTCATCCAGCCGCCCGCCGTCTTGATGCCGCCGAAGAAGAAGCAGCTCAATCTGCCGCAGACCAAGATCGACTTCACGCCGCCGCAGGTGCTGCGCAGCCCGATCTTCTGGGTGATGTATCTGGTGTTCGTGATGGTCGCCTCCGGCGGCCTGATGGCGGCGGCGCAGATCGCACCGATCGCGCACGACTACAAGATCGCCTCGACACCGGTCTCGCTCGCCGGCTTCCAGATGGCCGCGCTGACCTTCGCGATTTCGCTCGACCGCATCTTCGACGGTTTCGGACGCCCGTTCTTCGGCTGGGTCTCCGACAATATCGGCCGCGAGCACACCATGTTCATCGCGTTCGGCACCGGCGCGCTGATGCTGCTGACGCTGTCAACCTGGGGCCACAACCCGCTGGTGTTCGTGCTGGCGACCGCGGTCTATTTCGGCGTGTTCGGCGAGATCTATTCGCTGTTCCCGGCGACCTGCGGCGACACCTTCGGCTCGAAGTTCGCGACCACCAACAACGGCATGCTCTACACCGCGAAGGGCACCGCCTCGCTGCTGGTGCCGGCCGCCAGCATCGTCGCCACCAATTATGGCTGGCAGGCGGTGTTCGTGATCGCGGTCGCGCTCAACGCCACCGCGGCGCTGATGGCGCTGTTCGTGATCAAGCCGATGCGCCGCGCCTTCATCCACGGCAACGAAGCCGCCGCAGCGGCTGCGACCGCAACGAGCGCCAAAACCGCCTGA
- the oxlT gene encoding oxalate/formate MFS antiporter, translating into MSDMVQATAAPTAARVSDAYRWTQLVIGVAAMVMIANYQYGWTFFVPDIQKTFGWDRASIQWAFTLFVLFETWLVPVEGWFVDKYGPRLVVLIGGILCAIGWAINAQATSLNGYYLGMIVAGIGAGGVYGTCVGNALKWFPDKRGLAAGITAAGFGAGSALTVAPIQAMIKDSGFQTTFLYFGLGQGIIIVLLAFFLLAPKAGQVPAVVQNANVIQTRRNYQPTEVLRQPIFWLMYFMFVIVGAGGLMVTANLKPIAVDWKVDNIPVTLVGMTMTAVTFAATIDRILNGLTRPFFGWISDMIGRENTMFIAFGMEGFGIWMLYLWGHDPVWFVLLSGFVFFAWGEIYSLFPSTCTDTFGAKFATTNAGLLYTAKGTAALLVPIANYMQQSSGHWDNVFIIAAGANILASLLAIAVLKPWRKIVVAKSATA; encoded by the coding sequence ATGTCGGACATGGTGCAGGCGACTGCGGCACCCACAGCCGCGCGCGTCAGCGACGCCTATCGCTGGACACAACTTGTGATCGGCGTCGCCGCAATGGTGATGATCGCAAACTATCAGTACGGGTGGACCTTCTTCGTGCCCGACATCCAGAAGACGTTTGGATGGGATCGCGCATCGATCCAGTGGGCCTTCACGCTGTTTGTTTTGTTCGAGACCTGGCTGGTGCCGGTCGAAGGCTGGTTCGTCGACAAATACGGTCCGCGCCTCGTCGTGCTGATCGGCGGCATCCTCTGCGCGATCGGCTGGGCGATCAACGCGCAGGCGACATCGCTGAACGGCTACTATCTCGGCATGATCGTCGCCGGCATCGGCGCCGGCGGCGTCTATGGCACCTGCGTCGGCAATGCGCTGAAATGGTTTCCCGACAAGCGCGGATTGGCCGCTGGCATCACCGCGGCCGGCTTCGGCGCCGGCTCCGCGCTCACGGTCGCGCCGATCCAGGCGATGATCAAGGACTCCGGCTTCCAGACCACCTTCCTGTATTTCGGTCTCGGCCAGGGCATCATCATCGTGCTGCTCGCCTTCTTCCTGCTGGCACCGAAGGCGGGACAGGTGCCGGCCGTGGTGCAGAACGCCAACGTCATCCAGACCCGGCGCAACTACCAGCCGACCGAAGTGCTGCGGCAGCCGATCTTCTGGCTGATGTACTTCATGTTCGTGATCGTCGGCGCCGGCGGGTTGATGGTGACGGCGAACCTGAAGCCGATCGCGGTCGACTGGAAGGTCGACAACATCCCGGTGACGCTGGTCGGCATGACCATGACGGCGGTGACCTTCGCCGCGACCATCGACCGGATCCTCAACGGCCTGACGCGTCCGTTCTTCGGCTGGATCTCCGACATGATCGGCCGCGAGAACACGATGTTCATCGCCTTCGGCATGGAAGGCTTCGGCATCTGGATGCTCTACCTCTGGGGTCACGACCCGGTCTGGTTCGTGCTGCTGTCGGGCTTCGTGTTCTTTGCCTGGGGCGAGATCTACTCGCTGTTCCCCTCGACCTGCACCGACACGTTCGGCGCCAAATTCGCCACCACCAATGCCGGCCTGCTCTACACCGCGAAGGGCACCGCGGCGCTGCTGGTGCCGATCGCCAATTACATGCAGCAGTCGTCGGGGCATTGGGACAACGTGTTCATCATCGCGGCCGGCGCCAACATCCTCGCTTCGCTGCTGGCGATTGCCGTGCTCAAGCCATGGCGCAAGATCGTAGTCGCGAAATCGGCAACGGCCTGA
- a CDS encoding DUF2147 domain-containing protein produces the protein MIRAHLTRRLIVAAFHIPLLGSTAEAAKVNDRATDPAGVWLTQSGDAKVKVHHCGDALCGRVIWLKEPIDKATGKPQRDDKNVDPAQRTRPVIGIGLFINMQPAGPSKWAGRIYNADDGKTYESSVTLVAPGTLNVRGCMGTLCAGEDWTR, from the coding sequence ATGATCCGCGCTCACCTCACCCGCCGCCTGATCGTGGCGGCATTCCACATCCCGCTGCTCGGCAGCACTGCCGAGGCCGCCAAGGTCAACGACCGGGCCACCGATCCGGCCGGCGTCTGGCTGACCCAGTCCGGCGACGCCAAGGTCAAGGTCCACCATTGCGGCGACGCGCTGTGCGGCCGTGTGATCTGGCTGAAGGAGCCGATCGACAAGGCCACCGGCAAGCCGCAGCGCGACGACAAGAATGTCGATCCTGCGCAGCGCACCCGGCCGGTGATCGGCATCGGGCTCTTCATCAACATGCAGCCGGCGGGCCCGAGCAAGTGGGCCGGCCGGATCTACAACGCCGACGACGGCAAGACCTATGAGAGCTCGGTGACGCTGGTCGCACCTGGCACGCTGAACGTTCGCGGCTGCATGGGAACGCTGTGCGCCGGCGAAGACTGGACGCGGTGA